A single genomic interval of Ictalurus furcatus strain D&B chromosome 20, Billie_1.0, whole genome shotgun sequence harbors:
- the rinl gene encoding ras and Rab interactor 2 isoform X3, protein MTKAKKYKTFPSYTLAQRLNTSLLAFSDLLQLVIFYTLSRDVLPLCLSIPSWVWGLTKQPEHLVSQLGPKAWLCPSSDLLPDTMSPGTPDTQDTVMCTIQLTAANGALCFINPLYLREHGDDWLTHSSVNPNLLNRSFHSKRDRRLSAARAWSGAGLKKRTESVEDSSASLDSSAGSLVQNPVSPVTTTGVILRRASSSGTSDPQKRESSDSISSPIPQSPHRVSWVEDKLWMNPPAPSSLLHPPCLEFDSLSISSIEEEPDPEPSVSPFQVPNSPRLPLADKVKNRLSAVGQALGGLMNPQKRLSKRVQEMSERKGGSFAEALRGFVEQTLKMRPVCGVTSTEMLQEVRSSLTALREMLYDSAEIQSIVDSLGDVPDFELDVMLEQALHKVALKPLYSHLYEWMRTARQNDGSLQQLQANKHTLKDRSLEELEGTAGAGVPDAAMLEKIQQRWATMHQQYSPQNKVDMLLKVCKNIYHSMTVNAKPGVVFGADDFLPCLTWVLLRSDVVTLQIDTDYMMELLDPSQLQGEGGYYLTSLYASLFYISSFRSRLVTRQLSAEAQESLSQWRRRRTLHCNQSRRSKNRRTIRRHRSSERVDEDSEEVNASASKEREGHWTHVGDVTETLQSLTEISGEEKEEEQNGKSED, encoded by the exons atGACCAAGGCAAAAAAGTACAAGACTTTCCCATCATACACACTGGCTCAG CGCCTGAATACATCTCTACTGGCCTTCTCTGACCTCCTGCAACTGGTGATCTTCTACACTTTAAGCAG GGATGTGTTGCCTTTGTGTTTGTCGATTCCTTCATGGGTGTGGGGTTTAACTAAACAACCAGAGCATCTTGTTTCACAACTCGGTCCAA AGGCCTGGCTTTGTCCCTCATCAGATCTGCTACCAGACACAATGAGTCCAGGAACACCAGACACTCAGGACACTGTAATGTGTACCATACAA TTAACAGCAGCCAATGGTGCACTCTGCTTTATCAACCCTCTGTATCTCCGAGAGCATGGAGATGATTGGCTGACACATTCCTCGGTCAACCCAAATCTCCTCAATCGCTCCTTCCATTCCAAGCGAGACAGGCGGCTGAGTGCAGCAAGAGCTTGGTCAGGGGCGGGGCTTAAGAAGCGAACCGAGTCAGTGGAAGATTCATCTGCCAGTTTGGACAGCTCAG CAGGTTCTCTTGTTCAGAACCCGGTTTCCCCGGTGACTACAACTGGAGTGATTTTGCGCAGAGCAAGCAGCTCCGGTACATCAGATCCTCAAAAGAGGGAGAGTTCGGATTCAATCAGCAGCCCCATCCCTCAGTCTCCGCACCGAGTGTCTTGGGTTGAGGATAAACTATGGATGAATCCACCTGCTCCTTCCTCCCTGCTCCACCCTCCTTGCCTAGAATTTGATTCTCTGTCAATTAGCAGCATAGAAGAGGAGCCTGATCCTGAGCCATCTGTAAGCCCTTTCCAAGTACCAAACTCACCACGCCTCCCACTGGCTGACAAGGTTAAGAACAGACTTTCAGCAGTTGGCCAGGCTCTAGGTGGCTTAATGAATCCACAGAAACGACTGAGTAAGCGTGTGCAGGAAATGAGCGAACGTAAGGGCGGTTCCTTTGCAGAGGCTCTAAGGGGATTTGTGGAGCAGACTCTGAAAATGAGACCTGTTTGTGGTGTGACAAGTACAGAGATGCTGCAGGAAGTGCGCTCCTCCCTGACGGCTCTGAGGGAAATGTTGTACGACTCTGCTGAAATCCAAAGTATCGTAGACTCCCTGGGAGATGTGCCTGATTTTGAGCTGG ATGTCATGCTAGAGCAAGCCTTACATAAAGTGGCCCTGAAGCCGTTGTATTCCCATTTGTACGAGTGGATGAGGACGGCTCGGCAGAACGATGGCAGTCTGCAGCAGCTGCAAGCAAACAAGCACACGCTGAAGGACCGAAGCCTAGAGGAGCTGGAGGGGACAGCGGGTGCAGGTGTGCCTGATGCTGCCATGCTGGAGAAGATCCAGCAACGCTGGGCTACCATGCACCAACAATACTCACCCCAAAATAAGGTGGACATGCTGCTCAAAGTCTGCAAAAACATTTACCACAGCATGACTGTCAACGCCAAGCCTG GTGTGGTTTTCGGAGCAGATGACTTCCTGCCCTGTCTGACGTGGGTGTTACTTCGCAGCGATGTTGTTACTCTGCAAATAGACACGGACTACATGATGGAGCTGCTGGACCCTTCTCAGTTACAGGGAGAAG GTGGATATTACCTGACGTCCCTCTATGCCTCCTTGTTCTACATTAGCAGCTTTCGGTCTCGTTTGGTGACACGCCAGCTGAGCGCCGAAGCCCAGGAGTCCCTCAGCCAATGGCGTCGCAGACGCACGCTCCACTGCAACCAATCACGGCGCAGCAAGAACCGCAGGACCATCAGGAGGCACAGAAGTAGTGAAAGAGTCGACGAGGACTCAGAGGAAGTGAATGCAAGTGCAtccaaagaaagagaaggacacTGGACTCATGTTGGTGATGTGACAGAGACACTGCAGAGTTTGACTGAGATTTctggagaggaaaaagaagaggagCAAAATGGAAAATCAGAGGAttaa
- the rinl gene encoding ras and Rab interactor 2 isoform X2: MKRLDDEPTKSRNRTSLSDKLTNGDSVTQRSPVDLLQGLRLCQEAWNPGSPWDRQGAQAALWGRPPGSFLVVSDSSSQNKLLCVSVNDQGKKVQDFPIIHTGSAQRLNTSLLAFSDLLQLVIFYTLSRDVLPLCLSIPSWVWGLTKQPEHLVSQLGPKAWLCPSSDLLPDTMSPGTPDTQDTVMCTIQLTAANGALCFINPLYLREHGDDWLTHSSVNPNLLNRSFHSKRDRRLSAARAWSGAGLKKRTESVEDSSASLDSSGSLVQNPVSPVTTTGVILRRASSSGTSDPQKRESSDSISSPIPQSPHRVSWVEDKLWMNPPAPSSLLHPPCLEFDSLSISSIEEEPDPEPSVSPFQVPNSPRLPLADKVKNRLSAVGQALGGLMNPQKRLSKRVQEMSERKGGSFAEALRGFVEQTLKMRPVCGVTSTEMLQEVRSSLTALREMLYDSAEIQSIVDSLGDVPDFELDVMLEQALHKVALKPLYSHLYEWMRTARQNDGSLQQLQANKHTLKDRSLEELEGTAGAGVPDAAMLEKIQQRWATMHQQYSPQNKVDMLLKVCKNIYHSMTVNAKPGVVFGADDFLPCLTWVLLRSDVVTLQIDTDYMMELLDPSQLQGEGGYYLTSLYASLFYISSFRSRLVTRQLSAEAQESLSQWRRRRTLHCNQSRRSKNRRTIRRHRSSERVDEDSEEVNASASKEREGHWTHVGDVTETLQSLTEISGEEKEEEQNGKSED, from the exons ATGAAGAGATTGGATGATGAGCCCACAAAGAGTAGGAACAG GACGAGCCTCTCTGACAAGCTCACCAATGGTGACTCGGTGACTCAGAGAAGCCCTGTGGATTTATTGCAGGGGTTACGTCTGTGTCAGGAGGCTTGGAACCCAGGAAGTCCATGGGACAGACAGGGAGCCCAAGCTGCTTTGTGGGGCAGGCCACCAGGG AGTTTCCTGGTGGTGTCTGACTCTTCTTCTCAGAataaactcctgtgtgtgtctgtcaatGACCAAGGCAAAAAAGTACAAGACTTTCCCATCATACACACTGGCTCAG CACAGCGCCTGAATACATCTCTACTGGCCTTCTCTGACCTCCTGCAACTGGTGATCTTCTACACTTTAAGCAG GGATGTGTTGCCTTTGTGTTTGTCGATTCCTTCATGGGTGTGGGGTTTAACTAAACAACCAGAGCATCTTGTTTCACAACTCGGTCCAA AGGCCTGGCTTTGTCCCTCATCAGATCTGCTACCAGACACAATGAGTCCAGGAACACCAGACACTCAGGACACTGTAATGTGTACCATACAA TTAACAGCAGCCAATGGTGCACTCTGCTTTATCAACCCTCTGTATCTCCGAGAGCATGGAGATGATTGGCTGACACATTCCTCGGTCAACCCAAATCTCCTCAATCGCTCCTTCCATTCCAAGCGAGACAGGCGGCTGAGTGCAGCAAGAGCTTGGTCAGGGGCGGGGCTTAAGAAGCGAACCGAGTCAGTGGAAGATTCATCTGCCAGTTTGGACAGCTCAG GTTCTCTTGTTCAGAACCCGGTTTCCCCGGTGACTACAACTGGAGTGATTTTGCGCAGAGCAAGCAGCTCCGGTACATCAGATCCTCAAAAGAGGGAGAGTTCGGATTCAATCAGCAGCCCCATCCCTCAGTCTCCGCACCGAGTGTCTTGGGTTGAGGATAAACTATGGATGAATCCACCTGCTCCTTCCTCCCTGCTCCACCCTCCTTGCCTAGAATTTGATTCTCTGTCAATTAGCAGCATAGAAGAGGAGCCTGATCCTGAGCCATCTGTAAGCCCTTTCCAAGTACCAAACTCACCACGCCTCCCACTGGCTGACAAGGTTAAGAACAGACTTTCAGCAGTTGGCCAGGCTCTAGGTGGCTTAATGAATCCACAGAAACGACTGAGTAAGCGTGTGCAGGAAATGAGCGAACGTAAGGGCGGTTCCTTTGCAGAGGCTCTAAGGGGATTTGTGGAGCAGACTCTGAAAATGAGACCTGTTTGTGGTGTGACAAGTACAGAGATGCTGCAGGAAGTGCGCTCCTCCCTGACGGCTCTGAGGGAAATGTTGTACGACTCTGCTGAAATCCAAAGTATCGTAGACTCCCTGGGAGATGTGCCTGATTTTGAGCTGG ATGTCATGCTAGAGCAAGCCTTACATAAAGTGGCCCTGAAGCCGTTGTATTCCCATTTGTACGAGTGGATGAGGACGGCTCGGCAGAACGATGGCAGTCTGCAGCAGCTGCAAGCAAACAAGCACACGCTGAAGGACCGAAGCCTAGAGGAGCTGGAGGGGACAGCGGGTGCAGGTGTGCCTGATGCTGCCATGCTGGAGAAGATCCAGCAACGCTGGGCTACCATGCACCAACAATACTCACCCCAAAATAAGGTGGACATGCTGCTCAAAGTCTGCAAAAACATTTACCACAGCATGACTGTCAACGCCAAGCCTG GTGTGGTTTTCGGAGCAGATGACTTCCTGCCCTGTCTGACGTGGGTGTTACTTCGCAGCGATGTTGTTACTCTGCAAATAGACACGGACTACATGATGGAGCTGCTGGACCCTTCTCAGTTACAGGGAGAAG GTGGATATTACCTGACGTCCCTCTATGCCTCCTTGTTCTACATTAGCAGCTTTCGGTCTCGTTTGGTGACACGCCAGCTGAGCGCCGAAGCCCAGGAGTCCCTCAGCCAATGGCGTCGCAGACGCACGCTCCACTGCAACCAATCACGGCGCAGCAAGAACCGCAGGACCATCAGGAGGCACAGAAGTAGTGAAAGAGTCGACGAGGACTCAGAGGAAGTGAATGCAAGTGCAtccaaagaaagagaaggacacTGGACTCATGTTGGTGATGTGACAGAGACACTGCAGAGTTTGACTGAGATTTctggagaggaaaaagaagaggagCAAAATGGAAAATCAGAGGAttaa
- the sirt2 gene encoding NAD-dependent protein deacetylase sirtuin-2 isoform X2 yields the protein MFFVFFGPRISEFQYVKKSHFTTPHPTTHTIPGPNKIITAKTKRKEETTNKKRKHPEPFFALARELYPGQFKPTVCHYFIRMLKDKGLLKRCYSQNIDTLERVAGLEGEDLIEAHGTFHTSHCVSFLCRKEYTMEWMKDKIFAEDIPKCEACNSLVKPDIVFFGENLPTRFFSSMKKDFPQCDLLIVMGTSLQVQPFASLVSRVPTSCPRLLINMEKSGQSDFAMGFLGFGGGMDFDSDKAYRDVAHLSTCDDGCLALAELLGWKAELEELVKREHAIIDSKDAKKKGEQTSQSSQASEKDVKNTETEKTK from the exons atgttttttgtcttttttggccctagaatttcagaatttcaatatgtaaaaaaatctcattttacaACACCCCATCCAACAACCCACACCATACCTGGCcccaacaaaataatcacagccaaaaccaaaagaaaggaggaaacaacaaacaaaaaaaga AAACATCCAGAACCTTTTTTTGCTTTGGCCAGAGAGCTCTACCCAGGACAGTTCAAG ccCACTGTGTGTCATTACTTCATAAGGATGCTGAAGGATAAAGGCCTTCTCAAACGCTGCTATTCACAG AACATTGATACATTAGAGAGAGTGGCAGGACTGGAAGGAGAGGACCTGATTGAAGCCCATGGAACCTTTCACACTTCACACTGTGTGAGTTTCCTCTGCCGGAAGGAGTACACCATGGAGTGGATGAAAG ACAAGATCTTTGCTGAGGACATTCCTAAGTGTGAAGCCTGTAACAGTCTGGTCAAACCTG ATATTGTGTTCTTTGGTGAGAATCTTCCAACTCGATTCTTCAGCTCGATGAAAAAG GATTTTCCTCAGTGTGATCTTCTTATCGTAATGGGCACATCTCTGCAGGTTCAACCTTTTGCGTCTCTTGTCAGCAG AGTTCCCACTAGCTGCCCACGGCTCCTCATCAATATGGAGAAGTCAGGACAG TCGGATTTCGCAATGGGCTTTCTGGGATTTGGAGGAGGAATGGATTTTGATTCAGATAAAGCATACAG GGATGTTGCACATTTAAGTACGTGTGATGATGGCTGCTTGGCTCTAGCAGAGCTGCTGGGTTGGAAG GCTGAGCTGGAGGAGCTGGTGAAGCGTGAACACGCTATTATTGACAGCAAAGATGCGAAAAAGAAAGGCGAGCAGACGAGTCAGAGCTCTCAGGCCTCAGAGAAAGACGTCAAAAACACAGAGACCGAGAAGACAAAGTAG
- the rinl gene encoding ras and Rab interactor 3 isoform X1, whose protein sequence is MKRLDDEPTKSRNRTSLSDKLTNGDSVTQRSPVDLLQGLRLCQEAWNPGSPWDRQGAQAALWGRPPGSFLVVSDSSSQNKLLCVSVNDQGKKVQDFPIIHTGSAQRLNTSLLAFSDLLQLVIFYTLSRDVLPLCLSIPSWVWGLTKQPEHLVSQLGPKAWLCPSSDLLPDTMSPGTPDTQDTVMCTIQLTAANGALCFINPLYLREHGDDWLTHSSVNPNLLNRSFHSKRDRRLSAARAWSGAGLKKRTESVEDSSASLDSSAGSLVQNPVSPVTTTGVILRRASSSGTSDPQKRESSDSISSPIPQSPHRVSWVEDKLWMNPPAPSSLLHPPCLEFDSLSISSIEEEPDPEPSVSPFQVPNSPRLPLADKVKNRLSAVGQALGGLMNPQKRLSKRVQEMSERKGGSFAEALRGFVEQTLKMRPVCGVTSTEMLQEVRSSLTALREMLYDSAEIQSIVDSLGDVPDFELDVMLEQALHKVALKPLYSHLYEWMRTARQNDGSLQQLQANKHTLKDRSLEELEGTAGAGVPDAAMLEKIQQRWATMHQQYSPQNKVDMLLKVCKNIYHSMTVNAKPGVVFGADDFLPCLTWVLLRSDVVTLQIDTDYMMELLDPSQLQGEGGYYLTSLYASLFYISSFRSRLVTRQLSAEAQESLSQWRRRRTLHCNQSRRSKNRRTIRRHRSSERVDEDSEEVNASASKEREGHWTHVGDVTETLQSLTEISGEEKEEEQNGKSED, encoded by the exons ATGAAGAGATTGGATGATGAGCCCACAAAGAGTAGGAACAG GACGAGCCTCTCTGACAAGCTCACCAATGGTGACTCGGTGACTCAGAGAAGCCCTGTGGATTTATTGCAGGGGTTACGTCTGTGTCAGGAGGCTTGGAACCCAGGAAGTCCATGGGACAGACAGGGAGCCCAAGCTGCTTTGTGGGGCAGGCCACCAGGG AGTTTCCTGGTGGTGTCTGACTCTTCTTCTCAGAataaactcctgtgtgtgtctgtcaatGACCAAGGCAAAAAAGTACAAGACTTTCCCATCATACACACTGGCTCAG CACAGCGCCTGAATACATCTCTACTGGCCTTCTCTGACCTCCTGCAACTGGTGATCTTCTACACTTTAAGCAG GGATGTGTTGCCTTTGTGTTTGTCGATTCCTTCATGGGTGTGGGGTTTAACTAAACAACCAGAGCATCTTGTTTCACAACTCGGTCCAA AGGCCTGGCTTTGTCCCTCATCAGATCTGCTACCAGACACAATGAGTCCAGGAACACCAGACACTCAGGACACTGTAATGTGTACCATACAA TTAACAGCAGCCAATGGTGCACTCTGCTTTATCAACCCTCTGTATCTCCGAGAGCATGGAGATGATTGGCTGACACATTCCTCGGTCAACCCAAATCTCCTCAATCGCTCCTTCCATTCCAAGCGAGACAGGCGGCTGAGTGCAGCAAGAGCTTGGTCAGGGGCGGGGCTTAAGAAGCGAACCGAGTCAGTGGAAGATTCATCTGCCAGTTTGGACAGCTCAG CAGGTTCTCTTGTTCAGAACCCGGTTTCCCCGGTGACTACAACTGGAGTGATTTTGCGCAGAGCAAGCAGCTCCGGTACATCAGATCCTCAAAAGAGGGAGAGTTCGGATTCAATCAGCAGCCCCATCCCTCAGTCTCCGCACCGAGTGTCTTGGGTTGAGGATAAACTATGGATGAATCCACCTGCTCCTTCCTCCCTGCTCCACCCTCCTTGCCTAGAATTTGATTCTCTGTCAATTAGCAGCATAGAAGAGGAGCCTGATCCTGAGCCATCTGTAAGCCCTTTCCAAGTACCAAACTCACCACGCCTCCCACTGGCTGACAAGGTTAAGAACAGACTTTCAGCAGTTGGCCAGGCTCTAGGTGGCTTAATGAATCCACAGAAACGACTGAGTAAGCGTGTGCAGGAAATGAGCGAACGTAAGGGCGGTTCCTTTGCAGAGGCTCTAAGGGGATTTGTGGAGCAGACTCTGAAAATGAGACCTGTTTGTGGTGTGACAAGTACAGAGATGCTGCAGGAAGTGCGCTCCTCCCTGACGGCTCTGAGGGAAATGTTGTACGACTCTGCTGAAATCCAAAGTATCGTAGACTCCCTGGGAGATGTGCCTGATTTTGAGCTGG ATGTCATGCTAGAGCAAGCCTTACATAAAGTGGCCCTGAAGCCGTTGTATTCCCATTTGTACGAGTGGATGAGGACGGCTCGGCAGAACGATGGCAGTCTGCAGCAGCTGCAAGCAAACAAGCACACGCTGAAGGACCGAAGCCTAGAGGAGCTGGAGGGGACAGCGGGTGCAGGTGTGCCTGATGCTGCCATGCTGGAGAAGATCCAGCAACGCTGGGCTACCATGCACCAACAATACTCACCCCAAAATAAGGTGGACATGCTGCTCAAAGTCTGCAAAAACATTTACCACAGCATGACTGTCAACGCCAAGCCTG GTGTGGTTTTCGGAGCAGATGACTTCCTGCCCTGTCTGACGTGGGTGTTACTTCGCAGCGATGTTGTTACTCTGCAAATAGACACGGACTACATGATGGAGCTGCTGGACCCTTCTCAGTTACAGGGAGAAG GTGGATATTACCTGACGTCCCTCTATGCCTCCTTGTTCTACATTAGCAGCTTTCGGTCTCGTTTGGTGACACGCCAGCTGAGCGCCGAAGCCCAGGAGTCCCTCAGCCAATGGCGTCGCAGACGCACGCTCCACTGCAACCAATCACGGCGCAGCAAGAACCGCAGGACCATCAGGAGGCACAGAAGTAGTGAAAGAGTCGACGAGGACTCAGAGGAAGTGAATGCAAGTGCAtccaaagaaagagaaggacacTGGACTCATGTTGGTGATGTGACAGAGACACTGCAGAGTTTGACTGAGATTTctggagaggaaaaagaagaggagCAAAATGGAAAATCAGAGGAttaa
- the sirt2 gene encoding NAD-dependent protein deacetylase sirtuin-2 isoform X1 — MSDSQEQTKKAEEEPDTPDHEAESDDSSEEGDASGDTEMDFLRSLFSRTLGLSPGEKVLDELSLDGVARYIQSGKCKNVICMVGAGISTSAGIPDFRSPGTGLYSNLQKYNLPYPEAIFQIDYFNKHPEPFFALARELYPGQFKPTVCHYFIRMLKDKGLLKRCYSQNIDTLERVAGLEGEDLIEAHGTFHTSHCVSFLCRKEYTMEWMKDKIFAEDIPKCEACNSLVKPDIVFFGENLPTRFFSSMKKDFPQCDLLIVMGTSLQVQPFASLVSRVPTSCPRLLINMEKSGQSDFAMGFLGFGGGMDFDSDKAYRDVAHLSTCDDGCLALAELLGWKAELEELVKREHAIIDSKDAKKKGEQTSQSSQASEKDVKNTETEKTK, encoded by the exons ATGTCTGACTCCCAAG aaCAAACTAAAAAAGCTGAGGAGGAGCCTGATACACCTGACCACGAG GCCGAGTCAGACGACAGCAGCGAGGAAGGCGACGCTTCTGGAGACACTGAAA tgGATTTCTTGCGCAGTCTTTTCTCTCGGACTCTCGGCCTGAGCCCTGGAGAGAAAGTCCTTGATGAACTGAGCCTTGACGGAGTTGCTCGTTATATACAGAGTGGTAAAT GCAAGAATGTTATCTGTATGGTGGGTGCAGGAATATCGACCT CGGCCGGCATCCCTGACTTCCGCTCTCCTGGAACTGGCCTCTATTCCAATCTGCAGAAATACAACCTGCCGTACCCGGAGGCCATCTTTCAGATTGACTACTTCAAC AAACATCCAGAACCTTTTTTTGCTTTGGCCAGAGAGCTCTACCCAGGACAGTTCAAG ccCACTGTGTGTCATTACTTCATAAGGATGCTGAAGGATAAAGGCCTTCTCAAACGCTGCTATTCACAG AACATTGATACATTAGAGAGAGTGGCAGGACTGGAAGGAGAGGACCTGATTGAAGCCCATGGAACCTTTCACACTTCACACTGTGTGAGTTTCCTCTGCCGGAAGGAGTACACCATGGAGTGGATGAAAG ACAAGATCTTTGCTGAGGACATTCCTAAGTGTGAAGCCTGTAACAGTCTGGTCAAACCTG ATATTGTGTTCTTTGGTGAGAATCTTCCAACTCGATTCTTCAGCTCGATGAAAAAG GATTTTCCTCAGTGTGATCTTCTTATCGTAATGGGCACATCTCTGCAGGTTCAACCTTTTGCGTCTCTTGTCAGCAG AGTTCCCACTAGCTGCCCACGGCTCCTCATCAATATGGAGAAGTCAGGACAG TCGGATTTCGCAATGGGCTTTCTGGGATTTGGAGGAGGAATGGATTTTGATTCAGATAAAGCATACAG GGATGTTGCACATTTAAGTACGTGTGATGATGGCTGCTTGGCTCTAGCAGAGCTGCTGGGTTGGAAG GCTGAGCTGGAGGAGCTGGTGAAGCGTGAACACGCTATTATTGACAGCAAAGATGCGAAAAAGAAAGGCGAGCAGACGAGTCAGAGCTCTCAGGCCTCAGAGAAAGACGTCAAAAACACAGAGACCGAGAAGACAAAGTAG